One Deinococcus cellulosilyticus NBRC 106333 = KACC 11606 genomic window carries:
- a CDS encoding DUF5060 domain-containing protein → MKVPVAAVFLTVALAGGVLAQTPATVLNLGSAQAQFMKPVELPIETDGVFENPYDPEQVDLWVSFTSPSGKTLKVPAFYSQDVDAETLQVKPNGRWKVRFTPNEPGPWSAQASLKQGNVQSAALQLNVAANPSAKGLVRINKTSPLYFQHENGDFFLPIGQNIAWATSTGQATLNDFQRWFSRLSENGGNIARLWMPSWNLGIEWKDTGLGNYQNRQVQAHLLDEVFRMAEDRGIQIELALLNHGAFSATTNPEWDDNPYNIKNGGMLRSPEEFATHAEAKKYFKQRLRYIVARWGYSPNLFAWEWWNEVSWTPIDDTLLAPWIQEMTAHLKTLDPYDHLVSVSYGSASVGNTWTLPEIDFVQEHDYSQRDVGRFLGASFRQLNENTPGKPIMLAELGYSSAGTDDLPLSRDEIQFHNGLWAAPFSGFASTGMYWWWDNFVDPRNLWTHYKGVSEFFQGENLAVMRPSKVKTSDLFGALALGLQNESRALVWVRNNIYDPGEALKVYADALRNGTFKEGWTFNPDPVKDLEVTVSGLKDGNYQISFYDPQKNQWLNITSGISSGGVLSVSIPELVKDLAFKVTLK, encoded by the coding sequence GTGAAGGTTCCGGTTGCTGCTGTTTTTCTGACCGTTGCTCTGGCGGGTGGAGTGCTGGCCCAGACCCCTGCCACTGTTCTGAATCTGGGATCTGCACAGGCCCAGTTCATGAAGCCTGTGGAACTGCCCATCGAGACCGATGGGGTGTTTGAAAACCCCTACGATCCTGAGCAGGTGGACCTGTGGGTCAGCTTCACCTCGCCTTCTGGAAAAACCCTGAAGGTGCCTGCTTTTTACAGCCAGGATGTGGATGCAGAGACTTTACAGGTGAAGCCCAATGGACGCTGGAAGGTGCGTTTCACCCCCAATGAACCTGGACCGTGGAGTGCTCAGGCCAGTCTGAAGCAGGGGAATGTGCAGAGCGCAGCCCTTCAACTCAACGTGGCTGCAAATCCATCTGCCAAAGGTCTGGTCCGCATCAACAAAACGAGTCCCCTGTACTTTCAGCACGAGAATGGAGACTTTTTCCTGCCCATCGGACAGAACATCGCCTGGGCCACCTCCACCGGACAGGCCACCCTGAACGATTTCCAGCGCTGGTTTTCTCGCCTCAGTGAAAATGGGGGGAACATCGCCCGCCTGTGGATGCCCTCGTGGAACTTGGGGATCGAGTGGAAAGACACCGGACTGGGCAATTACCAGAACCGTCAGGTGCAGGCCCATCTGCTGGATGAGGTCTTCAGGATGGCGGAAGATCGGGGCATCCAGATCGAATTGGCCCTCCTGAACCATGGGGCCTTCAGTGCCACCACCAATCCCGAGTGGGACGACAACCCTTACAACATCAAAAACGGGGGCATGCTGCGTTCTCCTGAAGAATTTGCCACCCATGCGGAAGCGAAAAAATACTTCAAGCAACGCCTGAGGTACATTGTGGCCCGCTGGGGTTACAGCCCGAACCTGTTTGCCTGGGAGTGGTGGAACGAGGTGAGCTGGACCCCCATCGACGACACCCTGCTTGCACCCTGGATTCAGGAGATGACGGCCCACCTGAAAACCCTGGACCCCTATGACCATCTGGTGTCGGTCAGTTATGGTTCTGCCTCGGTGGGCAACACCTGGACTCTGCCCGAGATTGATTTTGTGCAGGAGCACGACTACAGCCAGCGGGATGTGGGGCGTTTCCTGGGCGCCAGTTTCCGGCAACTGAATGAAAACACGCCCGGAAAACCCATCATGCTGGCAGAACTGGGGTATTCCTCGGCAGGCACCGATGACCTGCCCCTCAGCCGGGATGAGATCCAGTTTCACAACGGGCTGTGGGCTGCTCCCTTCTCGGGCTTTGCCAGCACAGGCATGTACTGGTGGTGGGACAATTTCGTGGACCCCAGAAACCTCTGGACCCACTACAAAGGAGTCTCTGAATTCTTCCAGGGAGAGAATCTGGCAGTGATGAGGCCCAGCAAAGTCAAGACCAGCGACCTCTTTGGTGCCCTGGCTCTCGGTCTGCAGAACGAGTCTCGCGCCCTGGTGTGGGTCAGGAACAACATCTATGACCCTGGTGAGGCCCTGAAGGTTTACGCCGATGCCCTAAGGAACGGCACTTTCAAGGAAGGCTGGACCTTCAATCCCGATCCCGTGAAAGATCTGGAGGTCACCGTCAGTGGCCTGAAAGATGGAAATTACCAGATTTCCTTCTATGACCCCCAGAAAAACCAGTGGCTGAACATCACCTCTGGCATATCCTCAGGAGGCGTCCTCTCTGTCTCTATCCCTGAACTGGTCAAGGATCTGGCCTTCAAGGTCACCCTGAAATAA
- a CDS encoding MOSC domain-containing protein, translating into MGQVVAVHRSESHTMSKTTQPSIQLLTGLGVEHDAHQGVTVKHRSRVARDPSQPNLRQVHLIHAELHDELTQRGFPITVGQMGENITTRGVDLLGLPTGTLLHIGSEVLVEVTGLRNPCTQLDGLQPGLMQAVLDRDAEGNLIRKAGVMGIVLRGGTVQAGDGIEVQLPASPHQKLQPV; encoded by the coding sequence ATGGGTCAAGTTGTTGCCGTTCACCGCAGTGAAAGCCACACCATGTCCAAAACCACCCAGCCCAGCATCCAGCTTCTGACCGGGCTGGGTGTGGAACACGATGCCCACCAGGGGGTCACGGTCAAGCACCGTTCCAGGGTCGCCCGTGATCCCAGTCAGCCCAACCTCAGGCAGGTTCACCTGATTCATGCCGAATTGCATGACGAACTGACACAGAGGGGCTTCCCCATCACGGTGGGCCAGATGGGTGAAAACATCACCACGCGAGGAGTGGACCTCCTGGGGCTGCCCACGGGAACACTTCTGCACATTGGCAGTGAAGTCCTGGTCGAGGTGACTGGCCTGCGCAATCCCTGCACACAACTTGATGGCCTGCAACCTGGATTGATGCAGGCTGTGCTGGACCGGGATGCAGAAGGCAACCTGATCCGCAAAGCTGGCGTGATGGGGATTGTCCTGCGGGGTGGAACCGTCCAGGCTGGAGATGGGATAGAAGTGCAGTTGCCTGCTTCACCCCATCAGAAATTGCAACCTGTTTGA
- a CDS encoding NUDIX hydrolase, whose protein sequence is MRRIVLGIVEHQGKLLVFEGKQSITERIFYRPLGGGLEEGEDPREGLIREFREELGAEIEILEQLPTLENTYKWADQTKHEVAFLYRIRFLDGSIYDQQTLQVNDAPEVAFWKPLADFASGDWLVPEGLTDLLSNEQTDIQTEGPD, encoded by the coding sequence ATGCGACGTATTGTTTTGGGCATTGTTGAGCATCAGGGAAAATTGCTGGTTTTTGAGGGGAAACAGTCCATCACAGAGCGGATTTTCTACCGACCACTGGGGGGTGGACTGGAGGAAGGAGAAGATCCCAGAGAGGGTTTGATCCGGGAATTTCGGGAAGAACTGGGGGCAGAAATTGAAATTCTTGAACAGCTTCCCACACTGGAAAACACCTACAAGTGGGCAGACCAGACCAAGCATGAAGTGGCGTTTCTGTACCGAATTCGATTTCTGGATGGCTCCATTTACGATCAGCAAACCCTGCAGGTGAATGATGCACCAGAAGTGGCTTTCTGGAAGCCTCTGGCTGACTTTGCATCAGGAGACTGGCTCGTCCCTGAAGGGCTGACGGATCTGCTTTCAAACGAACAAACAGACATCCAGACTGAAGGACCAGATTGA
- the cphA gene encoding cyanophycin synthetase: MIRSPETSRFPDPSQPLQVIQVQVYRGPNAFSHGRLVRLRLHEASLLPFRSEAVLQVMDALYGCDGLTEVRTLPESRQVSQLVALLACQLQKLALGDLPELNLRKHPGKIADNDVLYPCQNEQVGRLAGWLALQLIEVALPECCQGLQGHAGLLSDEWTVDDPPAMHFWSAVVWLKKQARKTQLGPTTAALVKEAQARGIPVLRLDDYSLVQLGYGKFQQRIRASITSLTSSLAVEAACDKDLTKSLLQKTGIPVPEGKVVRSLEGALKVAHELGYPLVTKPLDGNHGRGVTLDVSSDETLEWGFEQARLHSEEVILEQQFRGRDYRILVVGGKLVAAAERVPAHVVGDGVHTIEELMERVNRDPRRGEGHEKVLTRLTMDDLVVHHLARAGFAPVSVPAESEVVFLRETANLSTGGTAIDRTDEVHPENRRMFERAARSVGLDVAGLDVIAPDISKPIRKTGGGIIEVNACPGFRMHLEPSEGTPRNVAAPVMDLLFPADQPFQLPIASITGTNGKTTTSRMLSHILKQQGYTVGLTTSTGIYVDGMLIEEGDTTGPISARTILMDPEVDFAVLETARGGMMRTGLAFEECHIGAVLNVQEDHLGLKGIDTLEDLAWVKSVVIETVAPSGFSILNADDPLVLRMKAQAGGQVMLFSMQGANAPAVQEHLKQGGTAVVFEHLRTVGPETASQAQKSPGWITLYQGSQGTPVMPVNEIPATLMGLARVNIENALAAVSMAHAAGVPSATIREALQTFGCSFEESPGRLNFYREHPFTVLMDYAHNPAGITHLKNLVLAMKEQYGRVIGVVGAAGDRRNQDILKMGALCAEMFDQMILRDDEDTRGREEGESAALLLQGALQTGMSPTCIQTVLRENEAVETAMTLAEPGDLVVVIATEVEEVWEKIKAFSPALQEVSNA; this comes from the coding sequence ATGATCCGTTCCCCTGAAACTTCCCGGTTTCCCGACCCTTCCCAGCCTCTGCAGGTCATTCAAGTGCAGGTGTACCGCGGCCCGAATGCATTCAGTCATGGCCGTCTGGTGCGCCTGCGCTTGCATGAGGCGTCCTTGCTGCCCTTCCGGTCTGAAGCCGTCCTTCAGGTGATGGACGCCCTTTATGGGTGTGATGGTTTGACTGAGGTCAGAACCCTTCCAGAATCCAGGCAGGTGAGTCAACTGGTTGCCCTGCTGGCCTGCCAGTTGCAGAAGCTGGCCCTTGGGGACCTTCCAGAACTGAACTTGCGGAAACACCCGGGAAAAATCGCGGACAATGATGTGCTGTACCCCTGCCAGAATGAGCAGGTGGGCAGACTGGCAGGGTGGCTGGCCCTGCAACTCATTGAGGTTGCTCTGCCCGAATGCTGCCAGGGCCTTCAGGGCCATGCGGGCCTTCTCTCTGATGAATGGACTGTGGATGATCCTCCAGCCATGCACTTCTGGTCTGCCGTGGTCTGGCTGAAAAAACAGGCACGAAAAACCCAGCTGGGTCCGACCACAGCAGCCCTGGTCAAAGAGGCCCAGGCAAGGGGCATTCCGGTGCTCAGGCTGGACGATTACAGCCTGGTGCAACTCGGATATGGCAAATTCCAGCAGCGCATCCGGGCCAGCATCACCAGCCTGACCTCCAGTCTGGCTGTGGAGGCCGCCTGCGACAAGGACCTCACCAAAAGCCTCCTGCAAAAGACAGGGATTCCGGTTCCTGAAGGCAAGGTGGTGCGCTCTCTGGAGGGTGCCCTGAAGGTGGCCCATGAACTGGGCTATCCCCTGGTGACCAAGCCTCTGGATGGAAACCATGGTCGAGGAGTGACGCTGGATGTGTCCTCTGATGAAACCCTGGAGTGGGGTTTCGAGCAGGCCCGACTGCACAGCGAAGAGGTGATTCTGGAGCAGCAGTTCCGGGGCAGGGATTACCGCATTCTGGTGGTCGGAGGCAAACTGGTTGCTGCGGCAGAACGTGTGCCCGCCCATGTGGTCGGGGATGGGGTCCACACCATTGAAGAGCTGATGGAACGGGTGAACCGGGACCCCAGGCGCGGCGAGGGCCACGAAAAAGTCCTGACCCGTCTCACCATGGATGACCTGGTGGTCCACCATCTGGCCCGGGCAGGCTTCGCTCCGGTGTCTGTGCCTGCAGAAAGTGAAGTGGTCTTCCTGAGGGAAACCGCCAACCTTTCCACGGGAGGCACTGCCATAGACCGCACAGATGAGGTGCACCCTGAGAACCGCAGGATGTTTGAGCGGGCGGCACGCTCCGTGGGTCTGGATGTGGCAGGTCTGGACGTGATTGCTCCAGACATCAGCAAGCCCATCCGAAAAACAGGAGGGGGCATCATTGAAGTGAATGCCTGCCCGGGTTTCCGCATGCATCTGGAACCCAGTGAAGGGACGCCCAGAAATGTGGCAGCACCGGTCATGGATCTGCTTTTCCCTGCAGATCAACCCTTCCAGCTTCCCATTGCATCCATCACCGGAACCAATGGCAAGACCACCACATCAAGAATGCTCAGCCACATCCTGAAACAGCAGGGCTACACCGTGGGCCTGACCACCTCCACAGGCATCTACGTGGACGGCATGCTCATCGAAGAGGGTGACACCACAGGACCGATCAGTGCCCGGACCATCCTGATGGACCCGGAGGTTGATTTTGCCGTGCTGGAGACTGCCAGAGGGGGCATGATGCGCACAGGTCTGGCCTTTGAGGAATGCCACATTGGTGCAGTGCTGAATGTGCAGGAAGACCACCTGGGCCTGAAAGGCATCGACACCCTGGAAGATCTGGCCTGGGTGAAGTCCGTGGTGATTGAAACTGTTGCACCTTCCGGGTTCAGCATCCTCAATGCAGACGACCCTCTGGTCCTGAGGATGAAGGCCCAGGCCGGAGGGCAGGTGATGCTGTTTTCCATGCAGGGAGCAAATGCACCCGCCGTTCAGGAGCACCTGAAGCAAGGTGGAACAGCTGTGGTTTTTGAGCACCTGAGAACCGTGGGGCCAGAAACCGCCAGCCAGGCCCAGAAATCTCCTGGCTGGATCACCCTTTATCAGGGAAGTCAGGGCACTCCGGTGATGCCCGTGAATGAAATCCCGGCCACCCTGATGGGTCTGGCCCGTGTGAACATCGAAAATGCCCTGGCCGCCGTTTCGATGGCACATGCAGCGGGGGTGCCATCAGCAACCATCCGGGAAGCCCTGCAAACTTTCGGGTGCAGTTTTGAAGAAAGCCCTGGAAGGCTCAATTTCTACAGGGAACATCCTTTCACGGTGCTGATGGATTACGCCCACAACCCTGCAGGCATCACGCACCTGAAAAATCTGGTGCTGGCCATGAAAGAGCAGTACGGCAGGGTGATCGGGGTGGTCGGTGCAGCAGGAGACCGTCGCAATCAGGACATCCTGAAGATGGGTGCGCTCTGTGCAGAGATGTTTGACCAGATGATCCTCAGGGACGATGAGGACACCCGTGGACGGGAGGAGGGCGAATCTGCCGCCCTGCTTCTGCAGGGGGCACTGCAAACTGGGATGTCCCCTACATGCATTCAGACGGTCCTGCGGGAAAATGAGGCTGTGGAGACAGCCATGACCCTGGCAGAGCCAGGAGACCTGGTGGTGGTGATTGCCACCGAGGTCGAAGAAGTCTGGGAGAAGATCAAGGCCTTCTCCCCTGCTCTACAGGAGGTCAGCAATGCCTGA
- a CDS encoding glycoside hydrolase family 5 protein, with amino-acid sequence MPRYGFNFQWMYTGEYSTEPLEADEKALDFMQQFGFDFARIPINYFYFTRDFDYFNPDERVLAYLDRYLEACQKRGIHMSLNLHRAPGYCINYNDLEKHNLWQDQIAQDAFVFLWEHFAERFNGVPSSQLSFDLLNEPPEIGQYGMTRDIHENLMRRTVAAIRAIDPQREIVIDGLGGGNIAMPELADLGVIHSGRGYQPMTVSHYRAEWWDGSKGMPMPTYPDCEWYGRVWNIDTLREYYKPWQAIRESGVQVHIGEFGCYRYTPNDVALRWFRDLFQVYQELGWGFALWEFKGNFGIAEHGRPGVVYEDFHGYKVDRELLDLMLESRVQPVEA; translated from the coding sequence ATGCCCCGATACGGATTCAACTTCCAGTGGATGTACACCGGAGAATACAGCACCGAACCCCTCGAAGCCGACGAAAAAGCCCTGGATTTCATGCAGCAGTTCGGGTTTGATTTCGCCCGGATTCCCATCAACTACTTCTACTTCACCCGCGACTTTGATTACTTCAACCCTGATGAACGGGTGCTGGCCTACCTTGACCGTTACCTGGAAGCCTGCCAGAAGCGCGGCATCCACATGAGCCTGAACCTGCACCGGGCACCCGGTTACTGCATCAATTACAACGACTTGGAGAAACACAACCTCTGGCAGGACCAGATTGCCCAGGATGCTTTTGTGTTCCTGTGGGAGCATTTTGCAGAACGGTTTAATGGGGTGCCTTCCAGCCAGCTCAGTTTCGATCTGCTCAATGAACCCCCGGAAATCGGGCAGTACGGCATGACCCGTGACATTCACGAGAACCTGATGCGCCGTACCGTCGCTGCCATCCGGGCCATCGATCCTCAAAGGGAAATTGTGATTGACGGTCTGGGCGGAGGGAACATCGCCATGCCAGAACTCGCAGACCTCGGGGTGATTCACTCAGGAAGGGGATACCAGCCCATGACGGTCTCCCACTACCGGGCCGAGTGGTGGGACGGCTCAAAAGGCATGCCCATGCCCACCTATCCTGATTGCGAGTGGTACGGTAGGGTCTGGAACATCGACACCCTGCGTGAATACTACAAGCCCTGGCAGGCCATCCGCGAAAGTGGCGTGCAGGTGCACATCGGGGAGTTTGGTTGTTACCGTTACACCCCCAATGATGTGGCGTTAAGGTGGTTCAGGGACCTCTTCCAGGTGTACCAGGAACTGGGCTGGGGATTCGCCCTGTGGGAATTCAAAGGCAACTTCGGGATTGCTGAGCACGGGCGTCCCGGTGTGGTCTACGAGGACTTCCACGGCTACAAGGTCGACCGTGAACTTCTGGACCTGATGCTCGAAAGCCGCGTGCAGCCCGTAGAAGCCTGA
- a CDS encoding DMT family transporter — protein sequence MRPHLKGTLMVVISAFGFATLGIFAKFSYQMDFNFQSTLAWRFGLAALVLFLLMLLKKEWTLKPEQRVPALLLGMVGYAIQASVYFLALQHLSAGLTALLLYAYPAFVTLLEWWLERKTPTKTTLFALLLAFAGIVLTTQMDGKISVLGIVLAVASGVWYAIYLTVSSRIIRDTHPVPTSAFLSLGAALAFLTWALLGEGFNVPHNAAEGMLLFGIATVATVIPVIGIFYGIRILGTSQTAILSTLEPIFTLLLGALLLHETLAPQQFVGGAMVLGSVVLLQLRQSYLRAKAA from the coding sequence ATGCGCCCTCACCTGAAAGGCACCCTGATGGTGGTCATCTCTGCATTTGGATTTGCCACCCTGGGGATTTTTGCCAAGTTCTCCTACCAGATGGATTTCAATTTTCAGAGCACCCTTGCCTGGCGGTTTGGTCTGGCTGCACTGGTCCTGTTTCTCTTGATGCTCCTCAAAAAAGAATGGACGCTGAAACCAGAGCAGCGGGTACCTGCCCTTTTGCTGGGCATGGTGGGTTATGCCATTCAGGCCAGCGTGTATTTTCTGGCCCTGCAACACCTCAGCGCAGGCCTGACTGCACTTTTGCTTTACGCTTATCCTGCTTTTGTGACCCTGCTGGAATGGTGGCTGGAACGCAAGACCCCCACCAAAACCACCCTCTTTGCCCTGCTTCTGGCGTTCGCAGGAATTGTCCTGACCACCCAGATGGATGGGAAAATCAGTGTGCTGGGCATTGTGCTGGCGGTGGCTTCGGGGGTGTGGTATGCCATTTACCTGACCGTGAGTTCCAGAATCATCCGGGACACCCATCCTGTTCCAACCAGTGCATTCCTCAGTCTTGGGGCAGCCCTGGCCTTCCTGACCTGGGCTTTGCTGGGAGAAGGTTTCAATGTGCCCCACAATGCTGCAGAGGGAATGCTCCTGTTTGGGATTGCAACTGTTGCCACGGTGATCCCCGTGATTGGTATTTTTTACGGCATCAGGATTCTTGGGACCTCCCAGACGGCCATTCTCTCGACCCTGGAGCCCATTTTCACCCTGCTGCTCGGGGCATTGCTGCTGCATGAAACGCTGGCTCCACAGCAATTTGTGGGTGGAGCGATGGTGCTGGGCTCGGTTGTGCTGTTGCAGCTGAGGCAGTCTTACCTGAGGGCCAAAGCGGCCTGA
- a CDS encoding cyanophycinase yields MPDQKRRKGDHPGTLIIIGGHEDKEHDMVILKEVARRVGKGRLVVTTVASHQPEGYFESYQEAFKKLGITDLTELYIAERSEAMQEEKIKAFDDVKAVFFTGGDQLRITSQIGDTPIYSRIHEIYDAGGLIVGTSAGASVMCETMMIEGKGGESHRIGDLRMAPGLKLIRNAIIDQHFAERGRMGRLLGAVAQNPRVLGIGIDEDTAIIMEGQEYFTVLGDGAVYVVDGSGVTHSNIADGANNQILSIYDIKLHVLSEGDAFDLVHRRPIEVWKLKDQQSPTQHDVPEQKPVRKKTEQKAAEKT; encoded by the coding sequence ATGCCTGATCAAAAGAGGCGCAAGGGAGACCATCCTGGAACCCTGATCATCATTGGGGGCCATGAGGACAAGGAACACGACATGGTGATCCTGAAAGAAGTGGCCAGGAGGGTGGGCAAGGGCCGTCTGGTGGTCACCACCGTGGCCTCTCACCAGCCCGAGGGGTATTTCGAGTCCTATCAGGAAGCATTCAAGAAGCTGGGGATCACCGACCTGACCGAACTTTACATTGCGGAGCGCAGTGAGGCCATGCAGGAAGAAAAAATCAAAGCTTTTGACGATGTGAAAGCTGTGTTTTTCACCGGAGGGGACCAGCTGAGGATCACCAGTCAAATTGGCGACACCCCCATCTACAGCCGCATCCACGAAATTTATGATGCTGGGGGTCTGATTGTGGGCACCAGCGCTGGCGCTTCAGTGATGTGCGAAACCATGATGATCGAGGGCAAGGGAGGCGAGTCTCACCGCATCGGCGACCTGCGCATGGCTCCGGGCCTGAAGCTGATTCGCAACGCCATCATTGATCAGCACTTTGCAGAACGGGGCCGCATGGGCCGACTGCTTGGTGCAGTGGCCCAGAACCCCCGCGTGCTCGGCATTGGCATTGATGAAGACACCGCCATCATCATGGAGGGCCAGGAGTACTTCACCGTGCTGGGAGATGGTGCTGTTTACGTGGTGGATGGCAGTGGGGTCACCCACTCCAACATTGCTGATGGGGCAAACAACCAGATCCTTTCCATCTACGACATCAAACTGCATGTGCTGAGCGAAGGGGACGCCTTTGACCTGGTGCACCGCAGACCCATCGAGGTCTGGAAACTCAAAGACCAGCAATCCCCAACCCAGCATGATGTTCCAGAGCAGAAACCTGTCCGCAAGAAAACAGAGCAAAAAGCTGCAGAGAAAACATAA
- a CDS encoding ABC transporter ATP-binding protein, which yields MRNLKEQHYFLERFQGSRPIQTFLFLYEGQGSRLFWSFLLYVIKVSPAVLLPIITARVVDVISTRAPLQHLWMWAVVMAILLVQNIPNHYLHVRYLSMATRTMENRLRAAICRHLQHLSIGFYNRTSAGSLQNKVLRDVEAIEQLTRILFDTGLGALVFIVVALVTTAIRAPEFILFYVVTVPAAALLVRSMRGALSDHNSAFRKELEAMSARIMEMTSLIPITRAHGLEDQELKRVSHTLDRVKEAGVGLDSINAMFNAVAWVTFNVFNMGCLIVAGYVYYVQLLPITVGDVVMLSGFFGSLTNAVINLINLVPQMSKGLEAIRSIGEVLESPDLEHNSGKAVVKGVRGEFTFQEVCFQYPDEDQHAIRHFNLTVKAGETVALVGPSGSGKSTILSLVIGFNRATCGKILLDGKNMEELDLRTYRRFLSVVPQESLLFEGSIRDNVTYGLGKVDEDRLLEALKDANAWEFIERLPEGLETRVGEKGARLSGGQKQRLAIARALIRNPRVLILDEATSALDTESEHLIQEALERLMKGRTTFVVAHRLSTVRNADRIVVLAQGKIEEVGPHQTLLEQQGLYAQLYNRQAGVHQIH from the coding sequence ATGCGCAATCTGAAAGAACAACACTATTTTCTGGAACGCTTTCAGGGGTCCAGACCCATCCAGACCTTCCTGTTTCTTTACGAGGGGCAGGGAAGCAGGCTGTTCTGGTCCTTTCTCCTGTACGTCATCAAGGTGAGTCCTGCGGTTTTGCTGCCCATCATCACCGCAAGGGTGGTGGATGTGATCAGCACCCGTGCCCCTTTGCAGCACCTGTGGATGTGGGCCGTGGTGATGGCGATTTTGCTGGTGCAGAACATTCCCAACCATTACCTGCATGTGCGTTACCTCAGCATGGCGACCCGCACCATGGAAAACCGACTCAGGGCCGCGATCTGCAGGCACCTGCAGCACCTCTCCATCGGCTTTTACAACCGCACCAGTGCAGGGTCCCTGCAGAACAAGGTGCTTCGTGATGTGGAAGCCATTGAACAACTCACCCGCATTCTGTTTGACACGGGCCTGGGGGCCCTGGTGTTCATTGTGGTGGCCCTGGTGACCACCGCGATCCGTGCCCCCGAATTCATCCTGTTTTACGTGGTCACCGTCCCGGCAGCAGCCCTCCTGGTGCGGTCCATGCGGGGTGCCCTCAGCGACCACAACAGTGCTTTTCGCAAAGAGCTTGAGGCCATGAGTGCCCGCATCATGGAGATGACCAGCCTGATTCCCATCACCAGAGCGCACGGACTGGAAGACCAGGAACTGAAAAGAGTTTCCCACACCCTGGACCGGGTGAAGGAGGCCGGGGTGGGTCTGGATTCCATCAACGCCATGTTCAATGCGGTGGCCTGGGTGACCTTCAACGTTTTCAACATGGGTTGCCTGATTGTTGCCGGATACGTGTATTACGTGCAACTCCTGCCCATCACCGTGGGAGATGTGGTGATGCTCTCGGGTTTCTTTGGGTCCCTGACCAATGCGGTGATCAACCTGATCAATCTGGTGCCGCAGATGTCCAAAGGTCTGGAAGCCATTCGCTCCATTGGAGAGGTGCTGGAAAGCCCGGACCTTGAACACAACTCTGGCAAAGCTGTGGTGAAGGGTGTCAGGGGGGAATTCACTTTTCAGGAGGTGTGTTTCCAGTACCCGGATGAGGACCAGCATGCCATCCGCCACTTCAACCTGACGGTGAAAGCAGGGGAGACGGTGGCCCTGGTGGGACCGAGCGGCTCAGGAAAATCCACCATTCTCAGTCTGGTGATCGGCTTCAACCGTGCAACTTGTGGAAAAATCCTGCTGGATGGGAAAAACATGGAGGAACTCGACCTGAGGACCTACCGCCGTTTCCTCTCGGTGGTCCCCCAGGAATCCCTGCTGTTTGAGGGGTCCATCCGGGACAACGTGACTTATGGCCTGGGGAAGGTGGATGAAGATCGTCTTCTGGAGGCCCTGAAAGACGCCAATGCGTGGGAGTTCATTGAACGCCTCCCCGAGGGTCTGGAAACCCGTGTGGGTGAAAAAGGAGCCCGCCTGTCTGGAGGACAGAAACAGAGACTGGCGATTGCCCGTGCCCTGATCCGCAACCCCAGGGTGCTGATTCTGGACGAGGCCACCTCTGCTCTGGACACCGAGAGCGAGCACCTGATTCAGGAGGCCCTGGAACGTCTGATGAAAGGTCGAACCACCTTTGTGGTGGCCCACAGGCTTTCCACTGTGCGAAACGCAGACCGCATTGTGGTGCTTGCTCAGGGCAAAATCGAGGAAGTCGGACCACACCAGACCTTGCTGGAACAGCAGGGACTGTATGCCCAGCTTTACAACAGGCAGGCTGGCGTGCACCAGATCCACTGA